Proteins from one Mycobacterium sp. HUMS_12744610 genomic window:
- a CDS encoding putative quinol monooxygenase: protein MPVTVILELKFRPDAVPAARDVMGRALQDTRAFAGNLGTDVLVDEDDEAHWLVYEIWATVEDDEAYRAFRAGEGKLTELPPLLAAPPVKTRYRTSDI, encoded by the coding sequence ATGCCGGTCACCGTGATACTGGAACTGAAGTTCAGGCCCGACGCGGTTCCCGCGGCGCGCGACGTGATGGGCCGTGCGCTGCAGGACACCCGGGCGTTTGCGGGAAACCTCGGCACCGACGTGCTCGTCGACGAGGACGACGAGGCCCACTGGCTCGTCTACGAGATCTGGGCGACGGTCGAGGACGACGAGGCCTACCGCGCGTTTCGCGCCGGCGAGGGAAAGCTGACCGAGCTGCCTCCGCTGCTGGCCGCGCCTCCGGTCAAGACGCGTTACCGCACCAGCGATATCTAG